Proteins encoded within one genomic window of Lagenorhynchus albirostris chromosome 9, mLagAlb1.1, whole genome shotgun sequence:
- the LOC132526262 gene encoding LOW QUALITY PROTEIN: lysine-specific demethylase 4D-like (The sequence of the model RefSeq protein was modified relative to this genomic sequence to represent the inferred CDS: inserted 2 bases in 1 codon; substituted 1 base at 1 genomic stop codon) has product MKAMKSKSNWAQNPSCSIMVXNLINDFNKYIAYMESQGAHRAGLAKIIPPQDWKARETYDDIDDILIATPLQQVISGQAGVFTQHHKKKKAVTVSEYRHLTNSETHQTPFYSNFEDLERKYWKTRPYGSPVYGADVSGSLFDENTKQWSLGHLGTIQDLLEQECGVVIEGVNTPYLYFGMWKTAFAWHVEDMELYSINYLHFGEPKTWYAVPLEHGRRLERLARELFPGSSWGCKAFLQHKVALISPMVLKDNSIPFGRVTQEAGYFIVTFPYGYHSGFYHGFNCAEAINFASLRXIDYGKVASQCSCGEAQVAFSMDTFVHILQPERYELWKHGQDQTVVDHTQPTEPSSQFLNAWREVRAPGAPTLRRRHGPSCSASHCRPPVAACHGTRCRAPVDPASPTPLPARGSCSAAQFGAAAAYSSAEPGLTPPLTAGPSAADLPLPGRYGPRHRPWEEGTQDPTVQARTKRRLSLDTTHPSLDLEAQLPFAGDPLMDNPALLSPWLQHPSKPSGCCCAPDLQPLGPPLDPENPMHPGPCLPSLEGITSGVLDSLPLIPPNVPGTVKVFPRDDAGNCRAPVNLCEILSLDHSYASKSLVPAVEASLPHTLDCDPLGLKLEAPASLESCEEFLTNAWYSICEPMTTEEFAKCDFI; this is encoded by the exons ATGAAAGCTATGAAGTCTAAGTCCAACTGGGCCCAGAACCCAAGTTGTAGCATAATGGT CAACTTAATTAATGATTTCAATAAATACATTGCTTATATGGAATCCCAAGGTGCACACCGAGCAGGCCTGGCTAAGATCATTCCACCCCAGGACTGGAAAGCCAGAGAGACCTATGATGACATCGATGACATCTTAATAGCCACTCCCCTCCAGCAGGTGATTTCTGGGCAGGCAGGTGTGTTTACTCAGcaccacaaaaagaagaaagccgTGACCGTGAGCGAGTATCGCCACTTAACAAACAGTGAAACACACCAGACTCCATTCTACTCTAATTTTGAGGATCTGGAGCGAAAATATTGGAAAACACGCCCCTATGGTTCACCAGTATATGGTGCGGACGTCAGTGGCTCCTTATTTGATGAAAACACGAAGCAGTGGAGCCTTGGACACCTGGGAACCATTCAGGACCTGCTGGAACAGGAGTGCGGAGTGGTCATCGAGGGCGTCAACACCCCCTACCTTTACTTCGGCATGTGGAAGACCGCCTTCGCCTGGCACGTGGAGGACATGGAACTTTACAGCATCAACTACCTGCACTTCGGGGAGCCCAAGACTTGGTACGCGGTGCCCCTGGAGCACGGCCGGCGCCTGGAACGCCTGGCCAGGGAGCTTTTCCCGGGCAGCTCGTGGGGCTGTAAGGCCTTCCTGCAGCACAAGGTGGCTCTCATCTCGCCCATGGTCCTCAAGGACAACAGCATCCCCTTCGGTCGGGTCACTCAGGAGGCTGGATATTTCATAGTGACGTTTCCCTATGGCTACCACTCTGGCTTCTACCATGGTTTTAACTGCGCAGAAGCCATCAATTTCGCCTCCCTGCGCTGAATCGATTATGGCAAAGTGGCATCGCAGTGCAGCTGTGGGGAGGCCCAGGTCGCCTTCTCCATGGACACCTTCGTGCACATCTTGCAACCGGAGCGCTACGAGCTGTGGAAACACGGGCAGGACCAGACCGTGGTGGACCACACGCAGCCCACGGAGCCCAGCAGCCAGTTCCTGAACGCCTGGAGGGAGGTCCGCGCACCTGGGGCACCCACGCTCCGCCGGAGGCACGGTCCGTCCTGCAGCGCCTCGCACTGTCGTCCGCCAGTGGCCGCCTGCCATGGGACCCGCTGTAGAGCCCCTGTGGATCCTGCGTCCCCGACCCCCTTGCCGGCCCGGGGTTCTTGCTCTGCTGCCCAGTTCGGGGCTGCGGCTGCCTACAGCTCCGCGGAGCCTGGCCTGACTCCGCCGCTGACCGCAGGTCCATCTGCTGCAGATCTCCCCCTACCTGGACGATACGGTCCTCGTCATCGTCCTTGGGAAGAGGGGACTCAGGATCCGACTGTCCAGGCCCGGACTAAGAGGCGCCTCTCCTTAGACACAACGCACCCATCTCTGGACTTAGAAGCTCAGCTCCCGTTTGCTGGCGATCCCTTGATGGACAACCCTGCATTGCTGAGCCCATGGCTGCAGCATCCTTCTAAGCCTTCCGGGTGCTGTTGCGCCCCTGATCTTCAACCCTTGGGTCCTCCATTGGATCCCGAAAATCCGATGCACCCTGGCCCATGCCTGCCATCTCTGGAGGGTATTACATCCGGTGTCCTTGACAGCCTCCCTTTGATTCCTCCCAACGTTCCTGGGACTGTGAAAGTGTTTCCCAGGGACGATGCTGGGAACTGCAGGGCCCCCGTGAACTTATGTGAGATTTTAAGTTTGGACCATTCTTATGCCTCTAAGAGTCTTGTCCCAGCTGTAGAGGCCAGTCTCCCGCACACC